One window of Nostoc sp. C052 genomic DNA carries:
- a CDS encoding prephenate/arogenate dehydrogenase has translation MNIGILGLGLIGGSLGFDLRSQGHHILGVSRREATCQKAVSLGSVDEASVDLSLLAAAEVVFICTPLALIVPQFEQLIAHLSVATVVTDVGSAKAQIVKEISPLWDNFIGGHPMAGRTDNGIEAAQRHLFVDKPYVLTPTTTTPISAITVVEEIVRSLGANIYYCQPEQHDRAVSWISHLPVMISSSLIAACLSESDPDVLQLAQKLASSGFRDTSRVGGGNPELGVMMARYNRQALLRSLQQYRHHLDELTNLIEQENWAVLEEKFKSRQQARPDFVK, from the coding sequence ATGAATATTGGAATTTTAGGATTGGGACTGATTGGCGGATCTTTGGGTTTTGATTTGCGATCGCAAGGACATCATATCTTAGGAGTCAGTCGCCGTGAAGCCACCTGTCAAAAGGCAGTTAGTCTCGGCAGTGTTGATGAAGCATCTGTTGATTTGAGTCTGTTAGCAGCCGCAGAAGTCGTATTTATTTGTACACCTCTAGCCCTTATTGTGCCCCAATTTGAACAGTTAATCGCTCATTTGTCTGTTGCGACAGTCGTAACTGATGTGGGTTCGGCGAAAGCACAGATAGTTAAGGAAATTTCCCCCCTTTGGGATAATTTTATCGGCGGTCATCCAATGGCGGGAAGAACAGACAATGGCATCGAAGCTGCACAACGACATTTATTTGTCGATAAACCTTATGTCTTAACACCAACGACTACAACACCAATTAGTGCAATTACAGTTGTGGAAGAAATTGTGCGATCGCTAGGAGCAAATATCTACTATTGTCAACCTGAGCAACATGACCGCGCTGTGAGTTGGATTTCCCATTTACCTGTAATGATCAGTTCTTCGTTGATTGCTGCTTGTTTGAGTGAAAGTGACCCCGATGTTTTGCAATTAGCCCAAAAGTTAGCTAGTTCCGGTTTTCGGGATACCAGTCGTGTGGGAGGCGGGAATCCAGAGTTGGGCGTGATGATGGCGCGGTATAATCGTCAAGCATTGCTGCGATCGCTCCAACAATATCGTCATCATCTCGATGAGTTGACTAACTTAATCGAGCAAGAAAATTGGGCAGTTTTAGAAGAAAAGTTTAAATCAAGGCAACAGGCACGACCTGATTTTGTTAAATAG